In the genome of Streptomyces lydicus, the window GCTCCTGCATACCGGCCTCGCGGGCGGCGCGGCGGCGCTGCTCGACGAGGTTGAGCCGGCCCTTGAGGCCCCGCGGGGGGCGGACGGACGGCGGGTGCTCGGAGTAGAGCGTGGTGGTCTTGAACGGCAGGTCGTCGGCCAGCTCGTGGACCCGTCCCTCCGGGGGCGGCACGATGCCGACGAGGTGCACCCGGTGGCCCCGCTCACTGAACAGGCGCGCCATCTGGTGCGACCAACTGGTGACGCCACCCACCTCGTTGACGCTGTTGGAGACGAAGAAGATGTCCCGCGGCTCGGCTGCGTTCGACTCGGTCATCAACGGCTCCACTGCGCGAAAAACTGATCGACGATGCTCTGGGCGGCGTTGCCCTGGTCGTATTCACCGAACTTGGCGACGAATTCCCTGCGGCTCTCCGCGTATTCCGCGGACTGCGAGTCGAAGGCCTTGATCGCCTGGTGGAAATCGTCCTCGGTGCGGACCACCGGGCCCGGTGCGTGCTCCAGCAGATCGAAGTAGGTGCCACGGCCCTCGTGCACATACTCGTCGTAGTCGTAGGTGAAGAACACCAGCGGCCGGTCGAGCAGCGCATAGTCGAACATCACCGAGGAATAGTCGGTGATCAGCCCGTCGGCCAGCTCCAGCACCGGGGTCACATCGTGGTGCGCCGATACGTCGATGACCCGGCCCTGCACGGTCGGCGGCAGCACCACGTGATTGAGGTAGTGCGAACGCACCAGGAGGACATAGCGGTCGCCGAACCGGTCGGCGAAACGCTCCACGTCGAAGGGCAATTCGAAGCGCCCGTGCCGGCCGCCGGCCTTACGGAACGTCGGCGCGTAAAGCAGCACGGTCTTGTCGTCGGGAATGCCCAACGTGGCTGCCAGCGGCCCGCGTTCACGCACGCCCCGGTCCGCCTCCCGCTGCCGGGCGCGCACCAGCGCGTCATTGCGCGGGTACCCCGCCCGCAGCAGGGTCTTCTCCTGGAGCCGGAAAGCCTTCGCCAGGGTGTGCACATCGTGCTCGGAGCGGATCAGGAACCGGTCGAAGCGGTCCAGCGAACGCTGCTGCTCCGCCTGCTGCTGCCGGGTCTGCGCCTTCAGCGCCGGCTGGTCGAAGCCCATGTTCTTGAGCGCCGAGCCGTGCCAGGTCTGGAGGTAGGTGGTCTCCGGGCGCTTGGTGAGCTTGAGCGGGTAGCTCTGGTTGTCCACCCAGAACTCGGCCTGGGCCAGCGCCTTGAGGTAGGGCAGCGACCAGCGCTTGACGAGGGTGGCGTCCTTGGGGAAGCCCTTGGGGGTCCCCGCGTACGACCAGATCGCCTCGAACTCCAGGCCCTGCCGTCGCATCTCCTCGTAGAGCGCGCGCGGACTGTCGCTGTACTGCTTGCCCAGGTGGCTTTCGAAGACCACCGTGCGCTTCTTGACCGGCAGCCGGCTGAACACCTCGTGATAGGCGCGGATCTTGTTGTCGCCCGAGAGGACCTTGCCGCGCAGCGCCTTCGCCTTGCGGTAGCCGGTCTTGGCCAGCGTCCCCGGCTTGCCGTGCACCCCGCGGGTGATCAGTTCCTGTACGCGCTCGGCCTTCTGGCTCTCGCTGACCAGGCGGAATGCCAGATGTCCCTTGGCCGAGACATGCGGTTCGAGGTGGTCGGCGACCATCCGGGTCAGCCGCGGCCGCACCGGCAGCGTCCCGGAGAGCGCGGTGTCGGCGACGGTGAGCCGGGTCGTGGTGCGCACACCGTCCACGTCCAGGCGCAGCCGTACGTCCCAGATGGTGTCGACGATGCCCAGCGGGCGCAGCTTCGCGGTGAGGTCGGCGACGGCCGACCAGTGGATGGCGTCCCCCTCGTGGCGGAGCTCCTGCACCGGGAAGTGGAAGGACTGCAGGCTGCGCCGCCGGGCACTGAACTCCAGCTCGCCCTTGAGCCGCGCCCCGGGCGGGATGACGCCGAGCGGATTGGTGATCTCGCCGGTCAGCGAGACGGCCCGGCCGGATGCGCCGAAGCCGGTGAGCTGATTGCGCAGGAACAGCTGGTTGACCGGCTTCTCGTGGTAGCCGATGTCGGTCACGTCCAGCACACCGCGCCCGAACGCATCGTCGAAGTGGCCGCCGCACCAGTAGATCCGGCCGTCGTGCTCGGCGAGCGGTGAGGAGAGCTTGGTGCGGTTGATGAGCGTGTCGACCGCGGGGATCAGGTTGGCCCAGTCACCCTGCTGGAGCAGATACGCACAGATGGCCTGTATCGGCTGGACGTGCTCGTACGCCTCGGGGGCCACACCGGCGAGGTATTCCCGGGAGAGCTCGGCGAACTCCCGGCGGTAGGCCTCGTCCCGGAACGGCAGATCCCGCAGATGCAGCACCAGGTCGTGCTTGAGGAATTTGATGTCCTTGGCGAGCTTCATCTCGGTGAGACCGCGCTCCGCCAGCATGGCGTCGATCCGCTTGTGGACCTCCAGCCGGTGGACGTAATTCCTCATCTCGTGCCGGCGGTTTGTCACCGACTTCACGGCGCCCTGCGTGTAGACATTCCAGAAATAGACCTGATTGGGGATCAGGGTGATGCGTTCCGCGGTCAGGTAAGCCTCGGCGATAAAGAGCAGGTCCTCGTAGAACAATCCCTTGGCGAAGCGGAGATTGTGTGCCATGAGGAATTCGCGCCGGTAGCACTTGTTGGTGGAGAGGGTGTCCCACACGAACAGGTCCGGAAATTCCGTTACAGAATCGACGGTCCGGGTGGTGGAGTACAGCCAGGAATACCACTCGTCCCGCTTCTGGTTACGGGTGTCCACATGCATGCGTACGCACTGGCCGGAAACGATATCGGAGCCGTTTTTCTCGGCGGCCTCCAGCATATTCCGGCACGCATTGGGCTCCAGGACGTCATCGCTGTCCAGGAACATGACGTAGCGGCCCCGGGTGTGCTGGATGCCGGCGTTGCGCGGCTCGCCGCACCCGCCGCTGTTCTCCGGCAGCTGGAAGGCTCTGGCCCGCCCTGGATGATCGGCGGCGAGCCGCTGCGCCACTTCGAAAGAACGGTCGGTGCTGCAGTCGTCGACGATCACCACCTCGACGTCCCGGAGCGTTTGATCCAGCACGGACTGAACCGCGGTCGGCAACCGGTCGGCGTCGTTGTAGACGATGACGACTACTGAGACGTCAGGCACAGGCACCTCAACCCTCTTTCGCTACTGTTTCCCGCCAGAATAGCCCTATCTGTACCCACGGATTACAACCGATCGCGTCCATAGTGCTACGGACGGTGAGTCGCGGGAGAGTGACGAGGGGTACTCCGGCGTTCGGATCTTGACCATGCGTCAGCCCTGCGGATCCCCCCGCCGGGGCAGGATCCGGCCGCCAGGGAAGACGGATCCCCCCGTGAATCGGTTGCCTGCCGTGTCAGGTGAGGTCCGTTGCGATCAGACATTTATCGGATTCCGTGCGAAGTGGTCCGGGGAAGGAGTCCCCGGGGTGGGCGGACGGAAATGGCAGTTCGAGCACGGCGGGCCTCCCGTGACGACAACGGACGGCAACAAGAAGGCGGCAAGAGAGCGACAAGAGCACGGCAAGAACACAGCAACAACACGGCAAGAGATCGAATATCCGGAATGACGGGGACGGACAGACGCGACGGTGTAGCGCCAGGGCCGCCCGGCCGGCCGTGTGCCGCATGTCCGGGGCCGCTCCGGGCGCCTCTCCGGGCCCGCTGCGGGCACCTCTGTGTCCTCTCGCACGTCCTCCTCGCGGAGGAGGTGTCCGGGCGGGTTCGGGGAAAGATCCTGCTCAAGAACTAGCGACGCCCCTTTGCCAAGCCATTACGCTTGCCGTCGAGGCCGCGCACGGCGGCCATGGAGGAGTGAGATGAGGAGCAGCAACCCGGTCTTCTCGCGACGGGGGTTCAGCCGCGCCACCGGCTACGCGGGCTTCAACGCACCGCCGCAGGCCGGGGCCGCCGCGAACCCGTACGCCGGAGCCAACCCCTACGCGCAGGGCGGCAACCCCTACGCCCAGGACCAGCAGCAGGTAACCCAGGCACCGCCGCAGTACAGCCCGCAGACCCGCCCGATGACGATGGACGACGTCGTCATGCGCACGGGCATGACGCTCGGCACGCTCATCGTGGGCGCCACCGCCGGCTGGCTCTTCCTGACCGGGAGCCTCGGCTTCGCGTTCGGCGCCGGCCTGGTCGCGATGGTGCTGGGCGTCATCCAGTCCTTCAAGCGCACGCCGTCGCCCGCGCTGATCCTCGGGTACGCGGGGCTGGAAGGCCTCTTCCTCGGGGCGCTCAGCGGCTTCATCAACGACGTGCCGAAGCTGCACGGCGCCCCCATGCAGGCGGTGCTGGGCACGATGGCGGTGTTCGTCGCCATGCTGGTCGCCTACAAGACGCGGATCGTCCGGGTCACCGCCCGGTTCACCCGCTTCGTGATCATCGCGGGCCTCGGCTTCTTCCTGCTGTCGATGGTCAACGTCCTGTTCATGGTGTTCAGCGGGGGCGACGGCCTCGGCTTCCGCAGCGGCGGCCTGGGCATCGTCTTCGGCATCGTGGGCGTGGTCCTCGGCGCGCTCTTCCTGGCGCTGGACTTCAAGCAGGTCGAGGACGGTGTCGCCTACGGTGCGCCGCGTGAGGAGTCCTGGCTGGCGGCGTTCGGTCTGACCACGACCCTGGTGTGGATCTATGTGGAGATGCTCCGGCTGATCTCCATCCTCCGGGGCGACTGACTCCGCACGGCGCCGGGCGCGCAAGGCGCCACAGCGCCGTACACGCCGTGCGAAGGGCCCGTGGGCATGATGCCCGCGGGCCCTTCGGCGTGGTGGACGAGGAGTGTCCCGAGCCGGACCGGGGCCGGGCCCCGTCACCGTGGATCAGAATTTGCGCGCGGCGCGCCTGAGGTCGTGTTCATGGACAATTGCCTTGGCATGGCCGTAGGCGAGATTGTGCTCGCCACGCAGCCAGCTGACCTTTTCGTCGAAGCGGAAGAGAGCGGGGCCTTCCTCAACGGTGCGGAGCCAGTCGGAGATTTCCCGGCCGGTGCAGTGCGGGATACGGGAGAGCATGTTCCGGTGGGTCTCTTCTGAGAAGAGCTGAGACATCGGCGCCTCCGGACGCGGTCGATGCTGGTTCTTCAGCCCACCGTGCCTGAGCGTTCGGGCGTTGGCAACCACCCCGGGGTGGCGCATAGGCTCACGGCGTGCTTGACGTGACCCCCTTGCAGACCGCCGTGGACGCCCTCGCCGACCGGCTCCGCTCGCTGCCGCAGAGCAGGCTCCACCAGGGCGCCGCGACCGAAGGCCTGGCGCTGGCACGGCAGTTGGCGACCCGCGCGCAGCTGATCGAGCGACCGGGGGAGCCCCCGCGGGAGCTGCCGGACGCCGGAGTGTTCGCGGCCGGCGACCAGCTGGCGGTGGCCGGCCACGATCTTGTCGAGGCGCTGCGCGCCGCGGCGGTGCGGACGGCCGGCGCAGCGGGGGATTCTGACGCGAAAAGGGCCCCCGCCGACGAACTGGCGGAGGCCGTGCGATGTGTCCGGGCGGCGGCGGAACGCTGCTGACGCGGACCGCCGCGCCGGGTCAGAGCGAGGCGATGACGCGGTCGGCGAGGATGTAGACGCTCTCCTCGCGGCTCTCGCCCCAGGAGAAGGTCAGCGCGTACGCGCCGGAGATGCCGGAGCCGCCCAGCAGCACGGGGGTGTGCCCCGCGTGCAGTGCGCCGGCCACGCGCTCCGCGGTCTCGCGCTGCCCGGGGGTCAGGCAGAGCGTGGTGCCGTCGGTGAAGACATAGACGTCCAGGGTGCCCAGCGGGCCGGGGCGGACGTCCGCGAGCGGGGTCGCCAGCTGCGCCAGTTCCTCCAGGCGCGCGACGGTGCGCTCGTGATCACTGATCACCGGGGACGGGGAGAAGTCGGGGTGCGAGGGGTGGCGCCGGCGCGCGGCGGCCAGCTCGGCTGACTCGGTCTCCTCGACGGGCTCCAACTCCGGCGCGTCCAGGGCGTCCATGGACTCCAGCGCGTCCATCGCCTCCAGGGCGTCCGGGCCCAGCAGCGGCTCCAGTCCGGCCAGGTCCGCCTGGCGGGGGAGGAACGGCTGGGGGTCGAACCGGTCGGCATCCTGGTGGTCGGGCAGCTCGCGCGGGTCGGTGCGGCCGTCGAGGAGTTCGTCGCCGAGGCCGGCGAGACCGCCCAGCAGCGACGGGGCGTCGGCGGCGTCCCTGGCCTCCTGCGCGGCCCAGAAGGCGCGGGCCTCGGCCAGTTCGCGTTCCCGCTCCTCGGCCAGGGCGTCGGCGACGGCGGCACGTATGTCGGCGAGCGGGGTCTCGGCGGCCGGGGTGGCGCGGGCGGCCGGGATGGCCGCCGCGGCCGGGTGCGCCGCCGCGGTGCTCGCGGCGGCGTCCTGCCGGGCCGCGCTGAGCTCGGCGTGCAGCTCGGCGAGCTGCCGGCGCAGGGCGCGGGCGGTGTGCAGGGCGGCGGCGCCCAGCGCCACGGCGACGGCCGCGGCCAGCAGCAGGACGAGGGTGGTGACGCTCATGCCGAAACCTCTCTTCGTTCGGTCCCGCACGGGCGAGACGCGCACCCCTGGGTGATGCGCCCCCGGCCGGTGGCCGAGGGGATCCCCGGGTGACGCTCGCTCATGCGTCCTCCCCACTTCGCTCGGCGGCCCTCACCTCATCGCACGGGCCGCGCATCGGTACGTGGACTTGCTCCGGCCTTCGGCCGGAGTGACCCCCTTGATGCGCTCGCTCACGGGATCACTCCTGGTAGCGCCTCACTCACCGGCGTACTCCCGTTAGCAGAATGTTCTCCGACTTCCTACATCAGGCTGCCGGTGGTCGGCGACCGCTCCGGGTGCGCTATATCCCGAAAAGGAGGGGAGCCGGGGGCCCGTTCGGCCGGGCGAACCCCTGTTGACCTGCAAGAACGCCTCTCCCCCAGGGCGTTGGTCACAATCCTGGGGGAGATTGGGTCGCGATCTCGTTAACGAGTGGCGCAGGTCACGCCATGTCGCCGCCCGTATCCGGACGACAGCGATGGGTGTGCGCCGGGCGGTAGTTGGTCCGTTTTGCCGCGCTCCCTTGTGAACGGCGCGGGCGAGGGCGCATGCGCTCGCGCACGGGGCCGGCGGCCACTCTCCGCTACGGGGGGCCGGTGGTGCGTGCTGCGACCCGGCTCAGCCGCGGGTGTTGGTGGTGGCGCTGAGCTTCGCTTCCGCTGAGGGTAGGGGCCGGGTGCGAGGAACCAGTACCCGGCCCTCCCCCAGCTACCGCTGGGAGGTGCCCCCAACCCTCAGCTACCGCTGGGAGGTGCCCCCAACCCTCCGCTGCAGCTCAGCTCAGCCGCTCGATCACCATCGCCATGCCCTGGCCGCCGCCCACGCACATCGTCTCCAGGCCGAACTGCTTGTCGTGCCACTGGAGGGAGTTGATGAGGGTGGTGGTGATCCGGGCGCCGGTCATGCCGAAGGGGTGGCCGACGGCGATCGCGCCGCCGTTGACGTTCAGGCGGTCCAGGTCGATGCCCAAGTCGCGGTAGGACGGGATCACCTGGGCGGCGAACGCCTCGTTGATCTCGACCAGGTCGATGTCGGAGACCGAGAGGCCGGCCCGCCGCAGTGCCTGCTTGCTGGCCTCGACCGGGCCGTAACCCATGATCTCGGGGGACAGGCCCGAGACGCCGGTGGAGACGATCCGGGCCAGCGGGGTCAGGCCCAGCTCGCGCGCCTTGGTGTCGGACATGATGACCAGCGCCGCGGCACCGTCGTTCAGCGGGCAGCAGTTGCCGGCGGTCACCAGGCCGTCGGGGCGGAAGACCGGCTTGAGGCCGGAGACGCCCTCGACGGTGACGCCGGCGCGGGGGCCGTCGTCCTTGCTGACGACCGTGCCGTCGGGCAGCGTGACCGGGGTGATCTCCCGCTCCCAGAAACCGTCGTTGATCGCCTTCTCGGCGAGGTTCTGGGAGCGGACGCCGAACTCGTCCATGTCCTGGCGGGTGACGCCCTTGAGGCGGGCCAGGTTCTCCGCGGTCTGGCCCATCGCGATGTACGCGTCCGGGATCAGGCCGTCCTCACGCGGGTCGTGCCAGTCGGCGCCCTCCTGCTCGGCGCGCCCCGCGGTACGGGCCTCGGCGTCGGCGAAGAGCGGGTTGTGGGTGTCCGGCAGGCCGTCGGAGCTGCCCTTGACGCTGCGCGAGACGGTCTCGACACCGGCCGAGATGAAGACGTCGCCCTCGCCGGCCTTGATGGCGTGCAGCGCCATGCGGGTCGTCTGGAGCGAGGAGGAACAGTAACGGGTGATGGTGCAGCCCGGGAGGTGGTCCATCCCCATCTGGACGGCCACGATGCGGCCGAGGTTGTGGCCCTGCTCGCCGCCGGGCAGACCGCAGCCGAGCATCAGGTCGTCGATGTCCTTGGGGTCCAGCTCGGGGACCTTGGCGAGGGCGGTCTCGATGATCTTCGCGGTCAGGTCGTCCGGCCGCAGATCCTTGAGCGAACCCTTGAAGGCGCGGCCGATCGGGGAGCGGGCGGCTGAGACGATCACGGCTTCGGGCATCACACGGCTCCAAGTGCGCGGGAAATGGGCGGACTGTGAGGGAAGTTACCTGCACGTAGTGCTGAGGTCACGGGGTCCGCGCTGTGATGCGGGCCTCTTTTCTAAGCGGGCGCTTATAGGAACGGGGAGGGGCCGCGGGGTATTCCCCCGCGGCCCCTGGCTGGAGGCGTTCCCCTGGCCAACCGCCGACCGCCGACCGCCGACCGCCGACCGCCGACCGCCGACCGCCGACCGCCGACCGCCGACCGCCGACCGCCGACCGCCGACCGCCGACCGCCGACCGCCGACCGCCGACCGCCGACCGCCGACCGCCGACCGCCGACCGCCGACCGCCGACCGCCGACCGCCGACCGCCGACCGCCGACCGCCGACCGCCGACCGCCGACCGCCGACCGGGGTGTGCCGGGCGGCCGCCCGTTACGGGGTGACCGAGGACGGGTCCGTCGGCTCCGGCGTCGGCAGCTGGCGGCGCCTGCGGTGCTTGAGCAGCGCCCAGGGCGCACGGCGGGAGGCGGTGACCTCCGTGCCGCCCTCGGAGGCCGCCTCAGCGGCCGCCTGCTCGACCGGCAGCAGACCCTCGCCGCGTGCGGGCTCCGGCTGCTCCTTCTCCGGCCACAGGCCGAGCGAGGCGCACAGCGTCGGCAGCACGGCCATCGCGGCGGTGGCGTAGCCCTCGGCCGACGGGTGGTAGTTGTCCGGGCCGAACAGCTCCCGTGGACGCGCCTCGAATTCGGGGCCGAGCAGATCGCCGAGCGAGACCGTACGGCCGCCGCTCTCGACCACCCCGATGGTCTGCGCGGCGGCGAGCTGCCGGGAGAGCCGCCGGGCCACCCAGCGCAGCGGCTGGTAGACCGGCTCGATGGTGCCCAGGTCCGGGCAGGTGCCGACGACCACCTCGCAGCCCGCCGCACGCAGCGCGCGCACCGCCTCACAGAGGTGGCGGACGGACTGTGCGGGCGGCATCCGGTGGGTGACGTCGTTCGCGCCGATCATGATGACGCAGACGTCCGGGGGCTCGGTGCCGTCCGCCAGCATCAGCTCCACCTGGCGCGCCAGGTCGTCCGACTGCGCGCCGGGCAGCGCCACATTGCGGAAGTCGACGGGCAGCTCGGAGAGCGCGGCCAGGCCGGAGGCGAGCAGCGCGCCGGGAGTCTGGCGGGCGCGGTGGACGCCCTGGCCCGCGGCGGTGGAGTCGCCGAGGAAGCCGAGCCGCAGCGGCGGGCGGTCGGTGAGGTGGTCGAAGGCGGCGCCGTACCGGCCGTCGGCACACGGCGGAATGTCGCTGGAGCCGCCGACCGTACGGCGCGCCAGCCGGACCTCGGTGAGCAGCACCCCGACGGTGGCCACCCCGAGCAGGCCGATCCCGCCGCCGCCGAAAGCGGCGGCGGTCGCGATCCGCCGG includes:
- a CDS encoding bifunctional glycosyltransferase/CDP-glycerol:glycerophosphate glycerophosphotransferase, which translates into the protein MPDVSVVVIVYNDADRLPTAVQSVLDQTLRDVEVVIVDDCSTDRSFEVAQRLAADHPGRARAFQLPENSGGCGEPRNAGIQHTRGRYVMFLDSDDVLEPNACRNMLEAAEKNGSDIVSGQCVRMHVDTRNQKRDEWYSWLYSTTRTVDSVTEFPDLFVWDTLSTNKCYRREFLMAHNLRFAKGLFYEDLLFIAEAYLTAERITLIPNQVYFWNVYTQGAVKSVTNRRHEMRNYVHRLEVHKRIDAMLAERGLTEMKLAKDIKFLKHDLVLHLRDLPFRDEAYRREFAELSREYLAGVAPEAYEHVQPIQAICAYLLQQGDWANLIPAVDTLINRTKLSSPLAEHDGRIYWCGGHFDDAFGRGVLDVTDIGYHEKPVNQLFLRNQLTGFGASGRAVSLTGEITNPLGVIPPGARLKGELEFSARRRSLQSFHFPVQELRHEGDAIHWSAVADLTAKLRPLGIVDTIWDVRLRLDVDGVRTTTRLTVADTALSGTLPVRPRLTRMVADHLEPHVSAKGHLAFRLVSESQKAERVQELITRGVHGKPGTLAKTGYRKAKALRGKVLSGDNKIRAYHEVFSRLPVKKRTVVFESHLGKQYSDSPRALYEEMRRQGLEFEAIWSYAGTPKGFPKDATLVKRWSLPYLKALAQAEFWVDNQSYPLKLTKRPETTYLQTWHGSALKNMGFDQPALKAQTRQQQAEQQRSLDRFDRFLIRSEHDVHTLAKAFRLQEKTLLRAGYPRNDALVRARQREADRGVRERGPLAATLGIPDDKTVLLYAPTFRKAGGRHGRFELPFDVERFADRFGDRYVLLVRSHYLNHVVLPPTVQGRVIDVSAHHDVTPVLELADGLITDYSSVMFDYALLDRPLVFFTYDYDEYVHEGRGTYFDLLEHAPGPVVRTEDDFHQAIKAFDSQSAEYAESRREFVAKFGEYDQGNAAQSIVDQFFAQWSR
- a CDS encoding SGNH/GDSL hydrolase family protein; this encodes MPMTMSRARVARRIATAAAFGGGGIGLLGVATVGVLLTEVRLARRTVGGSSDIPPCADGRYGAAFDHLTDRPPLRLGFLGDSTAAGQGVHRARQTPGALLASGLAALSELPVDFRNVALPGAQSDDLARQVELMLADGTEPPDVCVIMIGANDVTHRMPPAQSVRHLCEAVRALRAAGCEVVVGTCPDLGTIEPVYQPLRWVARRLSRQLAAAQTIGVVESGGRTVSLGDLLGPEFEARPRELFGPDNYHPSAEGYATAAMAVLPTLCASLGLWPEKEQPEPARGEGLLPVEQAAAEAASEGGTEVTASRRAPWALLKHRRRRQLPTPEPTDPSSVTP
- a CDS encoding Bax inhibitor-1/YccA family protein, which codes for MRSSNPVFSRRGFSRATGYAGFNAPPQAGAAANPYAGANPYAQGGNPYAQDQQQVTQAPPQYSPQTRPMTMDDVVMRTGMTLGTLIVGATAGWLFLTGSLGFAFGAGLVAMVLGVIQSFKRTPSPALILGYAGLEGLFLGALSGFINDVPKLHGAPMQAVLGTMAVFVAMLVAYKTRIVRVTARFTRFVIIAGLGFFLLSMVNVLFMVFSGGDGLGFRSGGLGIVFGIVGVVLGALFLALDFKQVEDGVAYGAPREESWLAAFGLTTTLVWIYVEMLRLISILRGD
- a CDS encoding DUF4287 domain-containing protein is translated as MSQLFSEETHRNMLSRIPHCTGREISDWLRTVEEGPALFRFDEKVSWLRGEHNLAYGHAKAIVHEHDLRRAARKF
- a CDS encoding acetyl-CoA C-acetyltransferase; protein product: MPEAVIVSAARSPIGRAFKGSLKDLRPDDLTAKIIETALAKVPELDPKDIDDLMLGCGLPGGEQGHNLGRIVAVQMGMDHLPGCTITRYCSSSLQTTRMALHAIKAGEGDVFISAGVETVSRSVKGSSDGLPDTHNPLFADAEARTAGRAEQEGADWHDPREDGLIPDAYIAMGQTAENLARLKGVTRQDMDEFGVRSQNLAEKAINDGFWEREITPVTLPDGTVVSKDDGPRAGVTVEGVSGLKPVFRPDGLVTAGNCCPLNDGAAALVIMSDTKARELGLTPLARIVSTGVSGLSPEIMGYGPVEASKQALRRAGLSVSDIDLVEINEAFAAQVIPSYRDLGIDLDRLNVNGGAIAVGHPFGMTGARITTTLINSLQWHDKQFGLETMCVGGGQGMAMVIERLS